TCAAGATTCAGTGTTTGGTTTACACATACCAACTGCTATTGAAGGTGTACCTTCAGAAGTATTAAATCCAAGAGACGCTTGGGCAGATAAAGAAGCATATGATCAAAAAGCAGCATACTTAGCTGGTTTATTTAAAGAAAACTTTAAAAAATTCGGTGATGTATCGAATGAAATCGCTAAAAAAGGTGCACCATTAGTATAAACACTGACATAATTTCTTTTTAGATATATCATAAAAATGAGGTCGGCTATTTTTCGCCGACCTCTTTATTTTGTCTTCATCCATTCACAAATAACACGAACTGTTTTACGATTTTGAAGTGGTGGATAGTGATGTGTTAACTCAGGGTAATACCATGTTTCATATAGTTTATTTTCACTTTTCAATGCATTTTCTAAGAAATATGCTTGGTTTATACTAACATTTCTATCATTCATTCCATGTATAATAAGAACTGGGGCTTCAATTTGATTTACATGATAGAGCGGTGTTCGCTCTTCATATAATTCTTTTACTTTCGTTGGGCTTCCACCGATAATTCTCTTTAAAGTTCTTCTCATATCTTCTCTTTCAATGTACATATATGAAACATTCGATACCCCTGACCATGTGACAACAGATTTAATATCATCTCTTAATATCGCGGTCCATAATGCCATTAATCCACCACGGGAAAATCCATAAACATGAACTTTGTCTGAGTTGGTGAATTGTTTCAATACATCTACTCCATAAACTGCATCAAAACGATCTTCTCCAGCGAATTCATCTCGTCCTTGTCCGCCACGATTCCCTCTATAATACGGTGCAAAGACAATAAACCCTTGTTGAGCAAATTGGGCGATTCTTGCCGGTCTCACAGCTCCAACAGATTGTAGACCTCCTCGCAAATACAATAAAGGCTCTACACTGTCAGTGAATAATGGCTTTGCAAGTAGACCTTTTACTTTTAAACCCTTTGACCAATAGATTATTTCATTCATTTGAACGTTCTGGTTTGGTGAAGGATATAATCTAATTGATTCAATACTACCATTGTCTTTCATGATGTTTCACTTCCTGTAACATCTTTTTTAATCCATCATCACGCATATAAAAGCTTAAGTTAGGATAATTTAATAGTTCTTCAGACGTAAGCCATAGCATGCCCATTGTTTCATGATCTCCGATAAAGGGATCAATTGTCTCAACTCTACCTGTATAAACTGCTTTACAAAATGGTTCAATACTATGTACTAAATAATCTGCAAACCATTTAATATCAGTAATATGTACATTTGTTTCTTCATAAACTTCTCGTACTGCCGCATCTTCTAAAGTTTCTCCAGGCTCTACTTTACCACCTGGAAATTCTACTCCCCGTCTTTTGTGAATCGTACATAACCATTTACCGTTATTATTTACCATTACTAAAACGTGCTTTGGAGAAACATTAATTTGTCCTTTTTTGAAAGATAAATCTACAAAAAATCCATTTTCATCAATAAATGTAAACATCCCTTTACTCAACTCCTATCTTCATAATAAGGGAGTAAAGGGATCATGTCATCTAATTGAAATATGGCAATTTCTCTACAAACTCTTTTGTATTATCATCGCCAAATTCATGGATCAGTGCATAAATTTTAGCAATTCTACTATCGATTTCATGATTTGACTCATCTAAATGATATGGTAAATAAGGCAAGTGTGCTCTTACTGCATTATGAAATTCTAAAGAGTCGATTTGAAGAAATAATTTTTCAAAAATTCTTGCCTTTTCTGAATTCATTTTTAGTTCAAATTCACATGGGGTGCCTAAAGGAACGTAACTATATGAATTGTTTGCAACTGAGACATATACTGTTGTTTCGATAACAATCACTCCTTTTTGATAAGTATGGAGTGACGAAGTCATTACTATACTAAAAAAGCTAATGGCTCATAACTAAATCATTAGCTTCTCCAATTATCATTTATATACTGTTTAAAACCGACAATTTATTTACCTAAAAAGGCATTTAACATCCATGTATGTTTTTCTAAACTTTGGAATGTTGCATTTAACATATCTTCTGTTCGATCATCACCATCTTCAGCTGCTTGTCGCATTGCTACCTTTATAAGCTTCATAATAGTCTTAAAATCATTTATTGTTATTTGAACCATTTCTTCTGGCGTTTCAGAGCCTGTTGCTTCTTGAACATGAGAAAGTTCAAGATGTTCCTTTAATGTTGCTACTGGTTTACCACCCTTTGTTAATATACGTTCAGCTACTTCATCTAAATTCAATGTCACTTCATTATAGAGCTCTTCAAATTTTGCATGTAAAGTAAAAAATTGATTACCTGTTACATACCAATGATAATTATGAAGTTTTGTATAAAGCACTGACCATGTTGCAACAAGTTCATTTAACTGAGTATTTAATTTGTTTGATGCCATTTACTTCACCTCTTTAACGTTATTTATATTGGTAAAATTATTTTCCAGGAAATAGTTTGTCATAAAAGAGACATTTCCCCTATTAAGTCACTACCATTTCTTAATATTGCCTTTATTTATTGAAATATAACAATGATACATTTTAATTCGAATTCTTGAGATCATTTTTCATACCATAAACAAATTTCAAGTTTTTACAGAAGATTTTTCTGTCGATTATTCTAATGTTTATATACTTTAATTACTTAAAAAAAAATGGTATGTTTAATCAAAGATCTAATTTTTTGATAAAATAATTCAAATTAAATTTAAAGAAGGACGAATTATGAAGTACCCTTTTATTTGGCTAATCAAGTTTTATCGTAAATATATTTCACCAATGACTCCACCAAGTTGTCGTTTTCATCCAACATGCTCACAATATGGTCTTGAAGCATTTCAAAAACATGGGGCTATAAAAGGTTTATTCCTTACAATTAAACGAATATTAAAATGTCATCCATTCCATCCAGGTGGTTTTGATCCAGTTCCTGAAAAATGGTCTTCGAAAAAAAAATAATTTCGAAGGCTATTTTTTATTGTGTTTTTAGCAAGGATAAGTTATTATTAACAATGTTGAATTTATAAATCGTAATTATTACTATTTAATGGAGTGTATACTTATATGAAAAAAATTCTTACTTTCCTTGTTGCAGCTTTTATAGCGGTATTAGTAACGGCATGTTCAAGCTCACAATCCGACGAAACCAATGTTGATTCAAATAAAATTGATATTTATACGACTGTCTATCCTTTAAGTTACTTTGCTGAACGTATCGGCGGAGACTATGTCAACGTTTCATCAATTTACCCGCCTGGTTCAAATGAGCATACTTTTGAACCTACTCAGACCGATATGATTAAACTAGCAGATAGCGATTTATTTCTTTACATTGGCCTTGGTTTAGAAGGTTTTGTTGAAAATGCAAAATCTTCATTGGCAAATGAACAGGTAAAGTTTGTTGCTGTAGGTGACAATATTCCTGAGGATAAGTTAAATCTATCTACTGGCCATACTTTTGAAGAGGCGATTAGTGAGCATGAACACGAGCACGAACATGAAGAGCATGACCATGGTGAATTCGATCCTCATGTTTGGTTATCTCCTAGTCTTAGTCAAGATTTAGCATTATCTATTAAAGATGAATTAGTAAATGCAATGCCTGAACAAGAGCAATTATTTAATGAAAACTACGAAACTTTAGTTGCTGATCTTCAATCTTTAAATAAAGACTTGGAGCAATTAGTAGCAGAAGCTTCATCTAAAACTTTCTTTGTATCACATTCATCTTTCGGATACATTGCAGGTGAATATGGTTTAATCCAAGTACCTATTGCTGGTTTAAATTCACAAAGCGAACCTTCACAAAAAGAATTAATCGAAATTGTAGATTTAGCAGAAGATTTAGATGTGAAATATATATTATTTGAACAAAATATTTCATCAAATCTTACTTCAGTCATTCAAAATGAAATTGGGGCAGAAGCTCTTACATTGCACAATTTAAGTGTTTTAACAGAAGAAGATATTGCTCAAAACGAAACATACTTTACATTAATGAAAAGAAATATTGAAACATTAAGAACCGCGCTGAATGCTTCTTAAAACAAAATCCCCGATAACGCGATTATCGGGGATTTTTTTAATGCATTAATTCTTTCAGTTTTCTTCTCATTAATTTATTGGATCCGTTTCGAGGTAATTGTTCTACAAAGTAGACTTCCTTAGGAACTTTATATTTTGCTAAATGCTCTCTACAATAATCTAATAATTCTTCTTTTCTAACCGATTCATTTAGTACGATAAAGGCAATCGGTACCTGCCCCCATGTTTTATCTTCTATCCCACATACTCCTGCTTCCTTAACTGAAGGATGAGCCATTAAGACTCCTTCAACTTCTGCAGGATATATATTTTCTCCACCAGATATAATTAAATCAGTTCTTCTATCTACAACAAACAAATATCCTTCATCATCTATATAACCGATATCTCCAGTATGTAACCAGCCATCCACCGTTGAGTTTTTATGTTCAAATTGGCCAATATAACCCGGTGTAACATGTGGACCTTTTATTAAGATTTCTCCTTCAACAAATGGTTCATTCGTATCAGCAATCTTTATTTGATTGAAGAATAACGGTTTTCCTGAAGAACCTAGCTTTCGAAAAGCGTCCTTGTTTGATAAAGTTGCAGTTTGTGACGATGTTTCTGTCATGCCATAAGTTTGAGATACAGAAAGATTTACTTTTTGTGCTCTTAATAAATAACTTTTTGGGATAGGTCCTCCCCCAGCTAATGCTAATTTAAATTTTGGAGAAGCCTCTAACCCTCTTTCTTCAAGTCCATGTAATATTCTTTCTAGCATAACTGCAACAACAGATATGTGAGTGATTCTTCCTGAAGAAATATCTGAAATGGTTCCTTCTGTATCAAATTTTCTATATAATTTTACTTCATTTCCATACAATAAAGAGCGGACTAAAATTGAAAAACCACTAATATGAAATATCGGTACTGCACAGAGCCACACATCTTCCTCTGATAAACCAATATTTAAAGCGGACGATACTGCACTCTCTTTATGGTTGCCAACAGTCTGTCTTACCCCTTTTGGATGTCCTGTTGTCCCAGATGTATACATGATAGTCGTCGTCTGATCTAATGTCCATTGTTCAGATATTTCGATGGGCGTTTCATGACTTTGTTCCACTGCTAAAAACGAAAGCTTATTAACCATTTGAGGAAGTAAATGTTCATCCTCCTCATCGACAATTACTACAGAAGCTTTTGCATCTTTAATTTGATAGTCTAGTTCCTCTTTAGTTAACTTTCTATTTAATAAAACCATCTCACATTTTAAATGCATACATGCTAATATCATAAAAATTAATCTAGGATGATTTTGACCCATAATAGCTACACGGCTTCCCTCTTCAATTCCAAGAGATGTGAGCTGATAAGCACGTTTAATCGAGATTTGTTTTAATTGCTCAAAGG
Above is a genomic segment from Lysinibacillus sp. PLM2 containing:
- a CDS encoding adhesin codes for the protein MKKILTFLVAAFIAVLVTACSSSQSDETNVDSNKIDIYTTVYPLSYFAERIGGDYVNVSSIYPPGSNEHTFEPTQTDMIKLADSDLFLYIGLGLEGFVENAKSSLANEQVKFVAVGDNIPEDKLNLSTGHTFEEAISEHEHEHEHEEHDHGEFDPHVWLSPSLSQDLALSIKDELVNAMPEQEQLFNENYETLVADLQSLNKDLEQLVAEASSKTFFVSHSSFGYIAGEYGLIQVPIAGLNSQSEPSQKELIEIVDLAEDLDVKYILFEQNISSNLTSVIQNEIGAEALTLHNLSVLTEEDIAQNETYFTLMKRNIETLRTALNAS
- a CDS encoding nucleoside triphosphatase YtkD, giving the protein MFTFIDENGFFVDLSFKKGQINVSPKHVLVMVNNNGKWLCTIHKRRGVEFPGGKVEPGETLEDAAVREVYEETNVHITDIKWFADYLVHSIEPFCKAVYTGRVETIDPFIGDHETMGMLWLTSEELLNYPNLSFYMRDDGLKKMLQEVKHHERQW
- the menE gene encoding 2-succinylbenzoate--CoA ligase, with product MYPNWILQRAYLTPNRIGLTFEGKSWSFEQLKQISIKRAYQLTSLGIEEGSRVAIMGQNHPRLIFMILACMHLKCEMVLLNRKLTKEELDYQIKDAKASVVIVDEEDEHLLPQMVNKLSFLAVEQSHETPIEISEQWTLDQTTTIMYTSGTTGHPKGVRQTVGNHKESAVSSALNIGLSEEDVWLCAVPIFHISGFSILVRSLLYGNEVKLYRKFDTEGTISDISSGRITHISVVAVMLERILHGLEERGLEASPKFKLALAGGGPIPKSYLLRAQKVNLSVSQTYGMTETSSQTATLSNKDAFRKLGSSGKPLFFNQIKIADTNEPFVEGEILIKGPHVTPGYIGQFEHKNSTVDGWLHTGDIGYIDDEGYLFVVDRRTDLIISGGENIYPAEVEGVLMAHPSVKEAGVCGIEDKTWGQVPIAFIVLNESVRKEELLDYCREHLAKYKVPKEVYFVEQLPRNGSNKLMRRKLKELMH
- the ytmA gene encoding putative peptidase YtmA, whose amino-acid sequence is MKDNGSIESIRLYPSPNQNVQMNEIIYWSKGLKVKGLLAKPLFTDSVEPLLYLRGGLQSVGAVRPARIAQFAQQGFIVFAPYYRGNRGGQGRDEFAGEDRFDAVYGVDVLKQFTNSDKVHVYGFSRGGLMALWTAILRDDIKSVVTWSGVSNVSYMYIEREDMRRTLKRIIGGSPTKVKELYEERTPLYHVNQIEAPVLIIHGMNDRNVSINQAYFLENALKSENKLYETWYYPELTHHYPPLQNRKTVRVICEWMKTK
- a CDS encoding putative membrane protein insertion efficiency factor produces the protein MKYPFIWLIKFYRKYISPMTPPSCRFHPTCSQYGLEAFQKHGAIKGLFLTIKRILKCHPFHPGGFDPVPEKWSSKKK
- the dps gene encoding general stress protein 20U — its product is MASNKLNTQLNELVATWSVLYTKLHNYHWYVTGNQFFTLHAKFEELYNEVTLNLDEVAERILTKGGKPVATLKEHLELSHVQEATGSETPEEMVQITINDFKTIMKLIKVAMRQAAEDGDDRTEDMLNATFQSLEKHTWMLNAFLGK